In Lates calcarifer isolate ASB-BC8 linkage group LG21, TLL_Latcal_v3, whole genome shotgun sequence, a single window of DNA contains:
- the LOC108899759 gene encoding extracellular calcium-sensing receptor-like, protein MTGLRKGVNQTKVMWTLLDTNLLLLMLLYLYFFSAVSSSLYSSLCQLQGEFHLNGMHKDGDVVLGGLFEIHFFSNYPDLSFTSEPQQPTCYGFNILGFRQAQTMAFAIDEINRNSNLLPNVTLGYSLYDNCVQLGIGFRAALLLASGQEEKVLLHETCVGTPPVLGIVGDSSSTRSMAISTVLGLYRVPMVSYFATCSCLSDRQRFPSFFRTIPSDAFQVRAMIQILKHFDWTWAGLLVRDDDYGLHAARSFQSDLGPYGGGCLAYTEILPWDNDPDELRRIVDVMKKSTARVVIVFAHESHMIDLMEEVVRQNVTGLQWIASEAWTAAAVLQTPRLMPYLGGTLGIAIRRGEIPGLRDFQLQIRPDLYHNNRRGNNMVNQFWEHTFQCRFAPPPAGWVEAGGALCTGQEDLESVETELLDVSDLRPEYNVYKAVYALAYALDDMLQCEPGRGPFSGHSCGNLQRLEPWQLVYYLDKVNFTTSFGDQVSFDENGDVLPIYDIINWQWLPDGRTKVQTVGEVKKSAFKGEELTLDEDKIFWNFKSKKPPRSVCSESCPPGTRMARKKGEPECCFDCIPCSEGTISNKTDSMECTSCPEDFWSSPQRDHCVPKTTEFLSYHEPLGIFLTATSLLGTFICIVVLGIFIYHRRTPVVRANNSELSFQLLLSLKLCFLCSLLFIGRPRLWTCQLRHAAFGISFVLCVSCILVKTMVVLAVFKASKPGGEASLKWFGVLQQRGTVLVLTSVQAAICTAWLLSASPVPHKNTQYHNDKIVYECIVGSPVGFAVLLGYIGLLAMLSFLLAFLARNLPDSFNEAKLITFSMLIFCAVWVAFVPAYISSPGKYADAVEVFAILASSFGLLMALFGPKCYIILLRPERNTKKAIMGRGTGP, encoded by the exons ATGACTGGGCTCAGAAAAGGGGTGAACCAGACGAAAGTCATGTGGACTTTGCTAGACACCAACTTGCTCTTGCTCATGTTGttatatttgtactttttctctgctgtgtcctcCTCTCTTTATTCCTCCTTATGTCAGTTACAAGGAGAGTTTCATCTAAATGGGATGCACAAGGATGGAGATGTGGTTCTAGGTGGGCTTTTTGAAATTCACTTCTTTTCAAATTATCCTGACCTGTCTTTTACCTCAGAGCCACAACAGCCTACATGTTATGG TTTTAATATTCTAGGATTCAGACAGGCTCAGACCATGGCCTTTGCTATTGATGaaatcaacagaaactccaACCTGCTTCCTAATGTGACTCTGGGATACAGTCTGTATGATAACTGCGTTCAACTTGGAATTGGATTCCGTGCAGCATTGTTATTAGCCAGTGGTCAAGAGGAGAAAGTTTTATTACATGAGACCTGTGTAGGAACCCCTCCAGTTCTCGGGATTGTGGGTGATTCTTCTTCTACACGTTCTATGGCCATCTCCACTGTCTTAGGTTTGTACAGAGTGCCTATG GTGAGTTATTTTGCCACATGTTCCTGCCTGAGTGACCGCCAAAGGTTTCCATCCTTCTTTAGGACGATCCCAAGTGATGCTTTCCAG GTGCGTGCTATGATTCAGATTCTTAAACACTTTGACTGGACTTGGGCAGGTCTGTTGGTGAGAGATGATGATTATGGACTCCATGCTGCCCGATCCTTCCAATCTGACCTGGGTCCATATGGTGGAGGTTGTCTGGCCTATACAGAGATTTTGCCCTGGGACAATGACCCAGATGAACTTAGGAGGATTGTGGATGTGATGAAGAAATCTACAGCTCgtgtggtcattgtgtttgcacatgagAGCCACATGATTGACCTCATGGAAGAG GTGGTGAGGCAGAATGTGACAGGACTGCAGTGGATAGCCAGTGAAGCctggacagcagctgctgtgctcCAGACCCCCCGCCTCATGCCGTACCTGGGTGGAACACTGGGCATTGCCATCCGTCGAGGAGAAATACCAGGGCTCAGGGACTTCCAGTTACAAATACGTCCTGACCTATACCACAACAACAGACGTGGAAATAACATG gtTAATCAGTTTTgggaacacacatttcagtgtagatttgcaccacctccagcaggttgggtggaagctggaggagcattATGCACTGGACAGGAAGATCTAGAGAGTGTGGAGACTGAGCTCTTGGACGTTTCAGACCTCAGGCCagagtataatgtgtataaggctgtgtatgctctggcatatgcccttgatgacatgctgcagtgtgagccagggagagggcctttcagtGGGCACAGCTGTGGGAATTTACAAAGACTGGAGCCATGGCAG CTTGTGTATTACTTGGATAAGGTCAACTTCACCACATCATTTGGTGATCAAGTGTCATTTGATGAGAATGGTGATGTTTTACCAATCTATGATATTATTAACTGGCAGTGGCTTCCTGATGGAAGAACTAAAGTTCAGACTGTGGGTGAGGTTAAGAAGTCAGCCTTCAAAGGTGAAGAACTCACacttgatgaagacaaaatcttCTGGAACTTCAAGTCAAAAAAG CCACCCcggtcagtgtgcagtgagagctgtcctccaggtacccgcatggccagaaagaagggggaacctgagtgttgttttgactgcatccCTTGTTCTGAGGGAACAATCAGTAATAAGACTG ACTCCATGGAGTGCACCAGTTGTCCAGAGGATTTCTGGTCCAGTCCTCAGCGTGACCACTGTGTTCCTAAAACAACAGAATTCCTCTCCTATCACGAGCCTCTGGGTATCTTCTTGACAGCCACCTCACTGCTGGGCACATTTATCTGTATTGTTGTCCTAGGCATCTTCATCTATCATCGCAGAACACCTGTAGTTCGTGCCAACAATTCAGAACTGAGTTTCCAGCTATTGCTGTCGCTTAAGTTATGTTTCCTCTGTTCATTGCTATTCATTGGACGACCCAGACTATGGACATGCCAActgagacatgcagcatttgggatcagctttgtgctttgtgtctcatgtatcctggtgaaaaccatggtggttctggctgtgttcaaggcctccaagccaggaggtgaagccagtctgaagtggtttggtgttttacagcagagagggacagttcTGGTTCTTACTTCTGTTCAAGCGGCAATCTGTACTGCCTGGCTTTTGTCTGCTTCACCAGTACCTCATAAAAACACCCAATACCACAATGACAAGATAGTTTATGAGTGTATAGTTGGGTCCCCTGttggttttgcagtgttactTGGTTATATTGGTTTACTGGCTATGCTCAgtttcctgttagcattccTAGCAAGAAATCTTCCAGACAGTTTCAATGAGGCCAAACTCATAactttcagcatgctgatcttctgtgctgtgtgggtggcaTTTGTCCCTGCTTATATCAGCTCACCaggcaaatatgcagatgcagtggaggtatttgccatcctggcctccagtTTTGGCCTCTTAATGGCACTGTTTGGACCAAAGTGTTACATAATcctgctgagaccagagagaaacacaaagaaagctatcATGGGTCGAGGCACAGGGCCATAA